From the genome of Candidatus Desulfarcum epimagneticum, one region includes:
- a CDS encoding Peptidase S8: MAKNLPHLVVTDFEIGNFTGTSSGGNGKGRPVRNRSQHSAFLKRQLEQAWSNSENEEVVYQARKNGVYLEFKGEQGYELVTKSLENRRGRDVQKWVRLLNVRSETNKSSGVISETIYATIYVPNSKKNMFFTLVEKYANEDSKFGKPRNAALIESISNIRKALEIESFWQDAKNLIPADNSEWCEVWLSSDKDDVVDRFEKLLAQQRIKSKPGFIRFPERAVKSILVSGKQLEMITRFSDDIAEYRRAKETAAFWLDMDNKEQAEWAENIRERLNIDENSEVTVCVLDTGVNNGHPLIAPHLRSEDCQSVDTEWGSHDHDKHGTLMAGVSAYGNIQDILSHNESIRISHSLESVKILPPYGKTEPELWGYVVAQGVYKAEIQSPGKKRINCMAVTSDDTRDRGRPSSWSAELDQICSGAEDNQKRLFVVSAGNASITDIGNYPDSQLTDSIHDPAQSWNALTVGAYTQLDQIRDEALSGYEPVAKCNGLSPFSTTSIVCDDKWPIKPEIVMEGGNLAKDASGFATECADLSLLSTFYDPQQALFSPFNMTSASAAQAACFAAKVQSEYPDYWPETIRGLMVHSAEWTNVLKQQFLKDETKASYKQLLRICGYGVPDIEKARYCASNSLTLIAQSELQPFDKKENGTGYRTKDMHMYDLPWPTEALQSFPDTTEVQMKITLSYFIEPGPGEIGWKDRYRYASHGLRFNLNAPTETRKEFEMRINREARNDDFDSSENASISDHWVIGSQARDKGSIHSDIWKGTAAQLSASNLIAVYPAIGWWRERTHLGKWNHKTRYALIVSINTPEESVDIYTPVATQIGVAVPVAVHV, translated from the coding sequence ATGGCAAAGAATTTACCTCATCTTGTTGTTACAGATTTTGAAATAGGAAATTTTACCGGAACAAGCAGTGGCGGAAATGGAAAAGGCAGACCTGTAAGGAATCGAAGTCAACATAGCGCGTTCTTGAAACGACAATTGGAACAGGCATGGTCGAATTCTGAGAATGAGGAAGTTGTATATCAGGCACGAAAAAATGGCGTTTATCTGGAATTTAAGGGCGAGCAGGGCTATGAGCTTGTTACTAAAAGTCTGGAAAACAGGAGAGGCAGGGATGTCCAAAAATGGGTTCGCTTGCTGAATGTTCGTTCTGAAACAAATAAAAGCTCAGGAGTCATTTCTGAAACTATATATGCGACTATTTATGTCCCAAACAGCAAAAAAAATATGTTTTTCACCTTGGTTGAAAAATATGCAAATGAGGATTCAAAATTTGGCAAGCCCCGGAATGCGGCCTTGATTGAAAGTATTTCCAATATTCGGAAAGCCCTGGAAATCGAATCGTTCTGGCAGGACGCAAAAAATTTGATTCCAGCCGACAATTCGGAATGGTGTGAGGTTTGGCTCAGCTCCGATAAAGATGATGTGGTTGATCGATTTGAGAAGTTATTAGCCCAGCAACGCATAAAATCGAAACCGGGTTTTATACGTTTTCCCGAACGAGCTGTAAAAAGTATTCTTGTCAGTGGAAAACAATTGGAAATGATTACACGTTTTTCAGATGATATCGCAGAATACAGGAGAGCAAAAGAAACCGCGGCTTTCTGGCTGGATATGGATAATAAAGAACAGGCGGAATGGGCGGAAAATATTCGCGAACGATTGAACATTGATGAAAATTCCGAGGTGACCGTTTGTGTTTTGGATACAGGCGTAAATAACGGGCATCCATTGATAGCTCCTCATCTTAGATCAGAGGATTGTCAGAGTGTGGATACAGAATGGGGAAGCCATGACCATGATAAACACGGCACCTTGATGGCCGGTGTTTCCGCATATGGAAACATTCAGGATATTCTATCTCATAATGAGTCAATAAGGATCAGTCATAGTCTGGAATCTGTCAAAATTTTGCCTCCATATGGAAAAACGGAACCTGAATTATGGGGCTATGTGGTCGCTCAAGGCGTGTATAAGGCAGAGATTCAATCTCCGGGAAAAAAACGAATTAACTGTATGGCTGTCACTTCAGATGATACTCGCGACAGGGGAAGGCCTTCATCATGGTCCGCAGAATTGGACCAGATTTGTTCGGGAGCTGAAGACAATCAGAAACGGCTTTTTGTCGTCAGCGCTGGAAACGCATCGATTACAGATATTGGGAATTATCCTGATTCTCAACTGACAGATTCTATTCATGACCCTGCCCAATCCTGGAATGCTTTGACGGTTGGAGCATATACTCAACTTGATCAAATTAGAGATGAAGCTCTATCGGGGTATGAACCAGTAGCCAAGTGTAATGGCTTGTCCCCTTTCTCAACAACCTCCATTGTATGCGATGATAAATGGCCGATAAAGCCGGAAATTGTCATGGAAGGAGGAAATCTTGCAAAGGATGCGTCTGGATTCGCAACAGAATGCGCTGACCTGTCTTTGCTTTCCACTTTTTATGATCCTCAACAGGCTCTCTTTTCCCCTTTTAATATGACCAGCGCTTCAGCCGCCCAAGCCGCATGCTTTGCGGCTAAAGTTCAGTCTGAATATCCGGATTACTGGCCGGAAACAATTCGTGGACTCATGGTGCATTCCGCTGAATGGACAAATGTCTTAAAACAACAATTTCTTAAAGATGAAACCAAGGCTTCTTATAAACAATTATTGAGAATTTGCGGATATGGTGTGCCGGATATTGAAAAAGCCCGATATTGCGCCAGCAACAGTTTAACATTGATCGCGCAATCTGAGTTGCAACCGTTTGATAAAAAAGAAAATGGAACGGGTTATCGAACGAAGGATATGCACATGTATGATCTTCCATGGCCAACAGAAGCCCTTCAGTCCTTTCCTGATACAACCGAAGTTCAGATGAAAATTACGCTTTCATATTTTATTGAGCCAGGACCTGGGGAAATTGGGTGGAAGGATCGTTATCGCTATGCATCCCACGGGTTGCGGTTTAATTTAAACGCGCCAACCGAGACAAGAAAAGAGTTTGAAATGAGAATTAATAGAGAGGCCCGGAATGATGACTTTGATTCGTCAGAAAATGCCTCTATATCAGATCATTGGGTTATTGGCTCTCAGGCTCGTGACAAAGGCTCCATACATTCTGATATTTGGAAAGGAACCGCGGCCCAGTTGTCCGCGTCAAATCTAATTGCTGTCTACCCTGCGATTGGATGGTGGCGGGAACGGACTCATCTTGGGAAATGGAACCATAAAACGCGTTATGCCCTTATTGTTTCAATTAATACCCCGGAAGAAAGCGTGGATATCTACACACCTGTCGCCACTCAAATAGGCGTCGCCGTTCCAGTGGCTGTTCATGTTTAA
- a CDS encoding conserved hypothetical protein (Evidence 4 : Unknown function but conserved in other organisms), translating to MNYQKILEEISPIPVNLPKIYFLGDTGAGKTTIIRKIMGTDDFNFPTTRQTRTTVAVTEYVISKSLPFRATLLFKSEEQIRGYVREILLEATYKAYKGSQPNKNRISKYLKQTTDQRFRLYYIIHEDILLDIAEQIVSLFSRIEERIKDLQTEFPEDSEETETFLELSLEDLREDFDIIENDVFNQIKEKVAEACNSYDLCSEFLYYQFSNQEKREFVSKCKSVLSSEKGSISPVIDYARIQGDLLADWIGEDTEIVLIDGEGIGHDTKEASQLAPRHYEHFYRSDAIVLVEESKKPFVASGKSALKSIFERGYGEKLLIVFSKLDEVMPYDVDDPSREDKIDEVNHSLENVLSALKNERVELSLNDENLFYFSAVSETELDNDTIDEFTSVMGRASELFSFETTFIKPEYDFEMLSGYLRESTEQFIKLYQGLLGRQHWQTVKAFNRRMCWGVDGFRMFTPIADFEEKINDEVKSFISNPKGWSAEVTGKLKSESIDQIKREFNQLILAFGRETIMKIPAIDWSEALSYYGTGSTFARRSKIKKIFKGAIPLNIATEQAMKFKDEIKRLVIRAIENCENEA from the coding sequence ATGAATTATCAAAAAATACTGGAAGAAATTTCTCCAATCCCTGTTAATCTTCCCAAGATTTACTTTCTTGGTGATACTGGAGCTGGAAAAACTACCATTATCAGAAAGATAATGGGAACGGACGATTTTAATTTCCCCACTACAAGACAAACGAGGACAACGGTTGCTGTTACTGAATATGTAATCAGCAAAAGTTTACCTTTCAGAGCGACTCTTCTTTTTAAATCTGAGGAGCAAATCAGGGGATACGTCCGTGAAATTTTACTGGAAGCAACCTACAAAGCTTATAAAGGAAGCCAACCGAATAAGAATAGAATATCAAAATATCTGAAACAGACAACTGACCAAAGGTTCAGATTGTATTACATAATCCATGAGGATATCTTATTGGATATAGCTGAACAGATAGTCTCTTTATTCTCTCGGATCGAAGAAAGAATAAAGGATTTGCAGACAGAATTTCCGGAAGACAGTGAAGAAACGGAAACATTTCTGGAACTTTCTTTGGAGGATTTGAGAGAAGATTTTGACATAATTGAGAATGATGTTTTCAATCAAATAAAAGAAAAAGTTGCCGAAGCCTGCAACAGCTATGATTTATGTTCAGAATTTCTTTATTATCAGTTTTCAAACCAAGAAAAACGGGAGTTTGTTTCAAAATGTAAGTCAGTTCTTTCGAGTGAGAAAGGTTCAATTTCTCCAGTAATTGATTATGCAAGAATACAAGGAGACTTGTTAGCGGATTGGATAGGCGAGGATACTGAAATAGTTTTGATTGATGGCGAAGGTATCGGGCATGATACAAAAGAGGCGAGTCAGTTGGCTCCGAGACATTATGAGCATTTTTACAGATCTGATGCGATTGTGTTGGTAGAGGAAAGCAAAAAACCTTTTGTTGCAAGTGGAAAGAGTGCGCTGAAAAGTATTTTTGAAAGAGGATACGGAGAAAAATTGCTCATCGTGTTTTCCAAACTCGATGAAGTCATGCCGTATGATGTTGACGATCCTTCAAGAGAGGATAAAATTGATGAGGTCAATCACAGTCTTGAAAACGTGCTTTCAGCTTTGAAGAACGAAAGGGTTGAACTATCTTTGAATGATGAGAATCTGTTCTATTTTTCCGCTGTCAGTGAAACGGAGCTTGACAACGATACGATAGATGAATTCACATCAGTGATGGGTAGGGCATCGGAATTATTTTCTTTTGAGACTACTTTTATAAAGCCGGAGTATGACTTTGAAATGCTTTCCGGCTATCTGAGAGAGTCAACAGAGCAGTTTATTAAGCTGTATCAGGGACTTCTCGGAAGGCAGCATTGGCAGACGGTGAAAGCCTTCAACAGAAGAATGTGTTGGGGTGTTGACGGTTTTAGGATGTTTACGCCAATTGCGGATTTTGAAGAAAAAATCAATGATGAGGTCAAATCTTTTATTTCAAATCCTAAAGGCTGGAGTGCAGAAGTTACGGGAAAACTCAAATCGGAAAGCATAGACCAAATAAAGCGTGAATTCAATCAACTGATTTTGGCGTTTGGTCGTGAGACAATAATGAAAATCCCTGCTATTGACTGGTCAGAGGCACTGTCATATTACGGGACTGGTTCAACCTTTGCAAGAAGAAGTAAAATTAAAAAAATATTTAAAGGAGCAATTCCCTTAAATATAGCAACCGAGCAGGCGATGAAATTTAAAGATGAAATAAAGCGGTTAGTTATCAGGGCAATAGAAAACTGTGAAAATGAGGCATAA
- a CDS encoding conserved hypothetical protein (Evidence 4 : Unknown function but conserved in other organisms): MPRTARLLNNGEKTVYHVISRTALDGFPFQDVEKEALVKIIKKFSRIYFSDIMGFCVMSNHFHLLVKMRPDHDFTDEQIRERFLNFYGNEREFRGADIERFREKWSNLSEFMKEIKQTFSRFYNKLHNRKGTLWAERFKSVIVEDGNTLINCLAYIDLNPVRAGIVDRPEAYRWSSLGHHIQAGNEGGFLSTDFGLVEFNVMNEAERVRRYRRYVYESGALSPSGKEFAGSIDPGVVKKERNAGFNLTRTRRFAYRTRYFTDSGIIGSKAFVMTHYQRFKDRFESKREKKPKSIQGLEGIYSLKRLSESV, from the coding sequence ATGCCAAGAACGGCCAGACTGCTCAACAATGGCGAAAAAACCGTCTATCATGTCATTTCCCGAACCGCTCTGGACGGTTTCCCCTTCCAGGACGTGGAAAAAGAAGCCCTGGTCAAAATTATCAAAAAATTCAGCCGCATCTATTTTTCTGATATCATGGGCTTTTGCGTCATGAGCAATCATTTCCACCTGCTGGTGAAAATGCGGCCGGATCATGATTTCACGGACGAACAAATCCGGGAACGGTTTTTGAATTTTTACGGAAACGAACGGGAATTCAGGGGAGCCGACATTGAGCGTTTCCGGGAGAAATGGTCCAATCTCTCGGAATTCATGAAAGAAATCAAGCAGACTTTTTCACGGTTTTACAACAAACTTCACAACCGAAAAGGAACGTTGTGGGCCGAGCGTTTTAAAAGCGTGATCGTGGAGGATGGAAACACTTTAATCAACTGCCTGGCCTATATTGACTTAAATCCTGTCCGGGCCGGTATTGTGGATCGCCCGGAGGCGTATCGCTGGAGTTCATTGGGACATCACATCCAGGCCGGAAATGAGGGCGGTTTTTTGTCCACGGACTTCGGCCTGGTGGAATTCAACGTCATGAACGAGGCCGAAAGAGTCAGGCGATACCGGCGATATGTGTATGAGTCCGGCGCCTTGAGTCCATCAGGAAAAGAGTTTGCGGGAAGCATTGATCCCGGCGTTGTGAAAAAGGAAAGAAACGCCGGATTTAACTTGACCCGAACCCGAAGGTTCGCGTACAGAACCCGCTATTTCACCGATTCGGGAATCATCGGCTCCAAAGCGTTTGTCATGACGCATTACCAGAGGTTCAAAGACCGTTTTGAGTCCAAACGCGAAAAGAAGCCCAAATCCATCCAAGGGCTTGAGGGAATTTATTCGTTGAAACGGCTGTCTGAATCTGTGTGA
- a CDS encoding ATPase has translation MATAEQIKSLIRSHFTDDMRFYSIALQVASHEARQGHNALAHDIRDIIDAERKKKGPHVISFPENLKGLVLTEDPTTPLAAMATLPAIRERLNRIVHEYRQRNKLKSHGLKHRRKILLIGPPGTGKTMSAMALAKELGVQLHTIQVDRLVTKFMGETSAKLRQIFDLIQEEHGVYLFDEFDAIGSDRSYENDVGEMRRVLNAFLQFIEQDTSDSLIIAATNNPKLLDHALFRRFDDVLYYDNPEFEQRKSLISNVLGTFMSSRFAWKQVLKESEGLSHSEIDHACRDAIKNAILADRNKILASQLLIAIKERQGTHKGIR, from the coding sequence ATGGCCACAGCCGAACAGATAAAATCATTGATCCGCTCCCATTTTACAGATGATATGCGCTTTTATAGCATCGCGCTTCAGGTGGCCTCCCATGAAGCGCGTCAGGGGCATAACGCATTGGCCCATGATATCCGGGATATCATAGACGCCGAGCGTAAGAAAAAAGGCCCTCATGTTATTTCATTTCCGGAAAATTTAAAAGGGCTGGTTCTGACCGAAGACCCGACGACGCCCCTGGCAGCCATGGCAACGCTGCCTGCTATCCGTGAACGATTAAATCGGATAGTGCATGAATACAGGCAACGGAATAAATTGAAATCGCACGGCCTGAAACATCGACGAAAAATTCTCCTGATCGGACCGCCGGGAACCGGCAAGACCATGTCGGCAATGGCGCTGGCAAAGGAATTGGGGGTTCAATTGCACACGATCCAGGTAGATCGGCTGGTTACCAAATTTATGGGAGAAACCAGCGCCAAGTTGCGCCAGATTTTTGATTTGATTCAGGAAGAGCATGGCGTTTACTTGTTTGATGAGTTTGACGCCATTGGCAGCGACCGATCCTATGAAAATGATGTGGGTGAAATGCGGCGGGTCCTCAACGCTTTTTTGCAGTTTATTGAGCAGGACACGTCGGATAGCTTGATCATTGCCGCCACCAACAATCCGAAGCTTTTGGACCATGCATTGTTCAGACGTTTTGATGATGTATTGTATTATGACAACCCTGAATTCGAACAAAGAAAATCCTTGATTTCCAATGTTTTGGGGACGTTTATGTCCTCTCGTTTTGCCTGGAAACAGGTTTTAAAAGAAAGCGAAGGGCTGAGCCATTCTGAAATTGACCACGCCTGCCGGGACGCCATAAAAAATGCGATTCTTGCAGATCGGAATAAAATATTGGCCTCTCAGCTTTTGATCGCTATAAAAGAACGGCAAGGAACACACAAAGGAATCAGGTGA
- a CDS encoding DNA methyltransferase, which produces MAQLEHIEAIEKRLWKAADTLRSNSNYASNEYFMPVMGLIFLRHAFSRFLKVKDEITPTLPSRGGKVRALSKEDFSQKGAIFLQEDAQFDTLVALSDSDDRAEAVIRAMESIEKDYVNLKDQLPKSEYRELDNEVLGQLLRTLNPEELKKATGDIFGRIYEYFLTGFADLKAHDGGEFFTPVSLVQLIANVIEPNHGKILDPACGSGGMFVQSAHFVEKMKQNPGDLLTFYGMEKNPTTIRLCKMNLAVHGLEGNIQKAISYYEDPHDGLWGNADYVMANPPFNVDEVDEDKIKGEVGGRLPFGLPGVNKKRKISNGNYLWISYFYSYLNQTGRAGFVMSSQASSAGRDEAKMREALIKTGHVDAMIDIRGNFFYTRSVPCQLWFFNKDKPEEHQDKVLMIDARSIYRKVTRKIYDFTPEQLNNITAIVWLYRGQTERFIELAQSYVDQTLIESHESVALSSEYVGVIDALHQAMSPFLDSLPDDGAQSDTHAEWLEIFAELSESIAGFEQLKNNAQKQWDEGRCSTATDLIKFIETDQVISGLGGKSRELIKPLDHSFKWISRLIELCEKELGAKKSALWDNAKINGGRKNSLKKQTDAARKEVVEQLKRVRYFYRQAHWLLSRFPEGELCDVEGLVKLVSTEEIEANDWSLTPGRYVGVAPEEVDEDFNFEETMRGIHTELAALNDEAIQLAGRISKNFQDLGI; this is translated from the coding sequence ATGGCACAACTGGAACATATAGAAGCAATTGAGAAACGGCTTTGGAAAGCGGCGGATACACTCCGTTCAAATTCCAATTATGCGAGCAATGAATATTTCATGCCGGTCATGGGCTTGATTTTTCTGCGTCATGCCTTTAGCCGTTTTCTTAAGGTTAAAGACGAGATTACCCCGACATTGCCGTCGCGTGGTGGGAAAGTCCGCGCGCTGAGCAAAGAGGACTTTTCACAAAAAGGAGCTATTTTTCTCCAGGAGGATGCGCAGTTTGACACTCTGGTGGCGTTAAGCGATTCGGATGACCGGGCTGAAGCGGTGATTCGGGCCATGGAATCCATTGAGAAAGATTATGTGAATCTGAAAGACCAGTTGCCGAAATCTGAATATCGGGAACTGGACAATGAAGTTCTGGGGCAATTGCTTCGCACTCTCAATCCCGAAGAACTGAAGAAGGCCACCGGTGATATTTTTGGTCGTATTTATGAATATTTTCTCACCGGTTTTGCTGATTTAAAGGCGCATGATGGGGGCGAATTTTTTACCCCGGTTTCATTGGTCCAATTAATCGCCAATGTCATTGAGCCGAATCATGGAAAAATTCTCGACCCGGCGTGTGGATCGGGGGGCATGTTTGTTCAGAGCGCCCATTTTGTGGAGAAAATGAAACAGAATCCAGGCGATCTGCTGACTTTTTACGGCATGGAGAAAAATCCGACCACCATCCGCCTGTGCAAAATGAATCTGGCGGTCCACGGCCTTGAGGGAAATATTCAAAAAGCCATTTCATATTACGAAGATCCCCATGACGGGCTTTGGGGGAACGCCGATTATGTCATGGCTAATCCGCCATTCAATGTGGACGAAGTGGATGAAGATAAAATCAAAGGCGAAGTGGGGGGGCGGTTGCCCTTTGGGCTGCCTGGAGTCAATAAAAAAAGAAAAATTTCCAATGGCAATTATCTCTGGATTTCCTATTTTTACAGCTACCTGAACCAAACCGGGCGTGCCGGATTTGTGATGTCGTCTCAGGCGTCCAGCGCGGGCAGGGATGAAGCAAAGATGCGGGAGGCGCTGATAAAAACCGGCCATGTGGATGCCATGATCGATATCCGGGGCAATTTTTTCTATACCCGCTCTGTTCCCTGCCAGCTCTGGTTTTTCAATAAAGACAAACCGGAAGAACATCAGGACAAAGTTCTGATGATTGACGCGCGAAGCATTTACCGCAAGGTGACGCGCAAAATATATGATTTCACACCGGAGCAATTAAATAATATCACGGCCATTGTCTGGTTGTATCGCGGGCAGACGGAACGGTTTATTGAGCTGGCGCAGAGTTATGTGGATCAGACCTTGATTGAAAGCCATGAGAGCGTTGCGCTGTCATCGGAATATGTCGGCGTCATTGATGCCCTCCATCAAGCGATGAGTCCTTTTCTGGACAGCCTGCCAGACGACGGCGCTCAGAGTGACACGCATGCTGAATGGCTGGAAATATTTGCAGAATTGAGCGAGTCCATTGCGGGATTTGAACAGTTGAAAAATAACGCTCAAAAACAATGGGATGAGGGACGCTGTTCAACAGCGACCGACCTGATTAAATTCATTGAAACCGATCAGGTGATATCCGGGTTGGGCGGAAAAAGTCGAGAATTGATCAAACCGCTTGATCATTCCTTTAAATGGATCAGTCGGTTGATTGAACTTTGTGAGAAAGAGCTGGGCGCAAAAAAAAGTGCTCTCTGGGACAATGCCAAGATTAATGGGGGACGGAAAAACAGCCTGAAAAAACAGACGGACGCGGCCCGCAAAGAGGTTGTGGAACAGCTTAAGCGCGTTCGCTATTTTTATCGACAGGCGCACTGGCTGCTTTCCCGCTTCCCTGAAGGCGAACTTTGTGACGTGGAAGGTCTGGTAAAGCTGGTTTCCACGGAAGAGATTGAAGCCAACGATTGGAGCCTTACACCGGGGCGTTATGTCGGTGTCGCGCCGGAAGAGGTGGACGAGGATTTTAATTTTGAGGAAACCATGCGGGGTATCCACACGGAACTTGCCGCGCTTAATGATGAGGCTATCCAGTTGGCGGGCCGGATTTCAAAAAATTTTCAGGACTTGGGAATATGA
- a CDS encoding hypothetical protein (Evidence 5 : Unknown function) has translation MPRTARLLNNGEKTVYHVISRTALDGFPFQDVEKEALVKKKGTGQ, from the coding sequence ATGCCAAGAACAGCCAGGCTACTCAACAATGGCGAAAAAACCGTCTATCATGTGATTTCCCGAACCGCTCTGGACGGTTTCCCCTTCCAGGACGTGGAAAAAGAAGCCCTGGTAAAGAAAAAGGGGACAGGCCAATAA
- a CDS encoding hypothetical protein (Evidence 5 : Unknown function) — protein sequence MVGGKEFAERVKFKLGAKAIGRKIVANKNSFEIREEQEPYDTVLGAEKAFLSSKNMYLWNVYPKNTI from the coding sequence ATGGTTGGCGGCAAGGAATTTGCTGAGAGAGTTAAATTTAAATTGGGCGCAAAGGCAATTGGACGAAAAATAGTCGCCAATAAAAATAGTTTTGAAATTAGGGAAGAACAAGAACCTTACGATACTGTTTTGGGGGCTGAAAAGGCCTTCCTAAGCTCAAAAAATATGTATCTTTGGAATGTTTATCCTAAAAATACAATATGA